Part of the Cloacibacterium caeni genome is shown below.
TTCATCGTATTGGATTGATGCTTTTACAGCTTCAGTTTCTAGAGTTATTCTCTCATCAGAGAATAACATGAAATGATAAATTAATATCTTAGAAGCTTCAGTTAAAGCATTTTGAGGGGTGATAGAACCATCCGTCTCAATGTCTAATACAAGTTTTTCGTAGTCTGTTTTTTGCTCTACACGATAGTTTTCAATGCTATATTGAACTTTCTTAATAGGAGTAAAGATAGAGTCAATTGCAATCGTTCCTATAGGTGCATTGTTAGATTTGTTTTGTTCTGAAGGAACATAACCTCTTCCTTTGTCGATGTTGAAATTCATTTCGAAAGACACCTCTTTTGTCAAGTTGCAGATTACTAAGTCTGGATTAAGTACCTCGAAGTTATTCATCGAGCTAGCAAAATCACCTGCAGTGATCACTTCTTTACCAGAAATTTTCACACTTACTTGTTCTGCTGATGCGTTTTCTACTTTTGCTTTAAGTCTTAATTGCTTAAGGTTAAGGATGATTTCCGTAACATCTTCTATTACACCTGGAATTGTTGAAAATTCGTGCTCTACTCCTTCTATTTTGATAGATGTGATAGCATATCCTTCTAGAGAAGAAAGTAAAACTCTTCTCAAAGCATTACCGATAGTAAGTCCGAATCCTGGCTCTAATGGTCTAAATTCGAATTGACCTTTGAAATCCGTAGAATTAAGTAGAATTACTTTGTCGGGTTTTATGAATTGTAAAATTGCCATAATATTGGGTTGAGCAAAAATTTGATTAAAATTATTTAGAGTATAATTCGACGATTAGCTGTTCTTTGATATCTTCAGGGATCTGAATTCTTTCAGGAGCTGAGATAAAAGTACCTTCTTTCTTTTCGTCGTTAAATTGTAACCATTCATAAGATGATTTAGAAGCTAATGAATCAGCAATTACTTCTAGAGATTTAGATTTTTCTCTAATAGCGATTACGTCACCTGCTTTTAATAAATATGAAGGGATGTTTACAATTTCTCCGTTTACTGTTACGTGTCTGTGAGAAACTAACTGTCTAGCACCAGCTCTGGTTTTAGAAAAACCAAATCTGTATACTACGTTATCTAATCTAGATTCACATAATTGTAAAAGAACCTCACCTGTAACGCCTTTGCTTCTGTGCGCTTTATCGAAAAGGTTAGCAAATTGTCTTTCTAAGATACCGTAAGTATATTTAGCTTTTTGTTTTTCAGCTAACTGTACAGCATATTCAGATTTTTTAGCACCTCTTCTTTTGTTAGGTCCGTGTTGTCCTGGTGGTTGATTTTTTCTTTTTTCGAAACTTTTATCGTCTCCGTAAATTGCAGCACCAAATTTACGTGCAATTTTAGTTTTTGGTCCAATATATCTTGCCATAGGTTAAATTTCTAAAAATTAAACTCTTCTTCTTTTAGGTGGTCTACATCCATTGTGTGGCATAGGAGTCACGTCAATGATTTCTGAAACTTCAATTCCTGAATTGTGAATAGATCTGATTGCAGATTCTCTACCTGCACCTGGACCTTTTACAAACACCTTTACTCTTCTTAAACCAGCTTCGTAAGCTACTGAAGAGCAATTTTCTGCAGCCATTTGAGCTGCGAATGGAGTATTCTTTTTAGAACCTCTGAATCCCATTTTACCGGCAGAAGACCAAGAAATTACTTCTCCGTTTTTGTTTGTCAAAGAAATAATAATATTATTGAAAGAAGCTTGGATATGTGCTTCACCAATAGCTTCTACTTTTACTTTTCTTTTTTTAACTACTTTAGTTTGTTTTGCCATAATTCTAATCTAAAGATTATTTACTTGCTTTTTTCTTGTTAGCAACTGTTTTTCTCTTTCCTTTACGGGTTCTAGAATTGTTTTTCGTTCTTTGGCCTCTTAAAGGTAATCCCAGTCTGTGACGTATTCCTCGTTGGCAACCTATGTCCATCAATCTCTTGATATTCAATTGCACTTCAGAACGTAATTCACCTTCTACTTTGATGTTTTCAGTGATGTAATTTCTGATTGCAGCCAATTCATCGTCATTCCATTCGTTGACTTTCTTGTCTTCGCTGATACCGGCATTTTTAAGGATTTCAGAAGCTGTGCTTCTACCAATTCCGTAAATGTAAGTTAAACCGATAACGCCTCTTTTGTTTTTTGGTAAATCAATACCTGAAATTCTCGCCATAATTTAATTTTAGCCTTGTCTTTGTTTAAATTTTGGGTTCTTCTTGTTAATAATGTACAATCTGCCTTTTCTTCTTACGATTTTGCAATCTGCACTTCTTTTTTTAATTGATGCTCTAACTTTCATTAGTATTTAATTTAATATCTAAATGTTATTCTTCCTTTTGATAAATCATAAGGAGAGAGTTCTAATTTTACCTTGTCTCCTGGTAAAAGTTTTATGTAATGCATTCTCATTTTCCCTGAAATGTGAGCGATGAGAACATGCCCATTTTCCAGTTCCACACGGAACATGGCGTTAGATAGTGCTTCCACTATAACGCCATCTTGTTCTATATGTTTTTGTTTTGCCATAGATGTTTTTTATAAGTTTGATGTTCTAGATAATTTAGATTGCATCAATCCATCATAGTGATGGTTCAACAAATACGTGTTGATTTGCTGAACTGTATCTAAAATTACTCCTACCATGATCAATAATGAAGTTCCTCCGAAAAAATGGGAGAATCCTTCAGTCTGAACAAAGCCTCCATGCACTAAAGCTGGAAGGATTGCAAAGATAGATAAAAAAACCGCACCCGGCAAGGTTATTTTAGATAAAATATCATCTAAGTAATTTGCAGTCTCTTGTCCTGGTCTTACTTTCGGTATTAAACCTCCATTTCTCTTTAAGTCATCTGCCATTTGATTCACTGGAATAGTGATGGCTGTGTAGAAATAAGAGAAGATGATAATTAAAATTACTAGTAATACATTATACTGCCAGCTGAATGGATTTTTGAATCCTGCTAAGAAAGTATTGGTATCATCGAATTTAGTTAACAAACCAGGAACAAACATTAATGCTTGTGCGAAAATTAGTGGCATTACTCCAGATGCATTTACTTTTAGAGGAATCCATTGTCTTGCTCCTTGTAATAAATTTCTGTTTGCACCACCTGTTGCGTGAGCTCTACTTACATACTGAATAGGAATTTTTCTTACCGCAACTGAAAGTACAATTGCTAATAAGATTACCACCAACCAGAATAAAACCTCGATGAGGATCATGATGCTTCCTAAACCTCCGTTTCCTGTTTGAGTAGTAAATTCTTGTAAAAATGCAGTTGGTAAACCAGCTAGAATCCCTACCATGATTAAGATAGAAATCCCGTTACCAATGCCTTTATCTGTAATTTTTTCTCCTAACCACATTGCAAAGATAGAACCTGCAACTAATATCACTACACTTGGAACATAAAATGCAATAGATTGCGGATCAATATAATACGCAGATCTAAATTGTTCGTAAGGTAAAAAAACCTGTGTAATAGTACCTAGGTAAAATGGTGCTTGTACGAGACAAACACCTATTGTTAACCATCTTGTAATTTGATTTAAGGTTTTTCTACCACTTTCACCATCTTTCTGAAGTTTCTGTAAATAAGGAATTGCCATTCCCATAAGCTGCACAATAATAGATGCAGAAATGTACGGCATGATTCCTAGAGCCATGATTGAAGCATGACTGAAAGCTCCTCCAGTAAATGATGATAATAGACCTAATAGACCTGCAGCTTGTTTACCGCCACCTTGTTTTTGAAAATGATCTAATAAATTTCCTACTTCTGCCATGTTAATAGCTGGTAGAGAAATATAAGAAGCAAATCTATATACTAGAATCAAAGAAAGAGTGACAATAATCTTGTCCCTCAATTCTTGTAAACTCCAGATGTTTTTAAGTGTTTGAATAAAACCTTTCATTTGTTTTTATTAAAGAGTGATCGCTTTACCTCCTGCTTTAGAGATTGCCTCTTCAGCAGATTTAGTGAATTTGTTAGCAGAAATAGAAACAGAAGATTTAAGTTCTCCTCTACCCATAATTTTCACTAATTCATTTTTAGAAGATAAACCATTTTCTACCAATACTTCTTTAGTAACTTCAGAAAGATTTTTAGCGTCTACTAATGCTTGAATAGTATCTAGATTAATAGCTCTGTATTCTTTTCTGTTAATGTTATTAAATCCGAATTTTGGTAATCTTCTTTGTAAAGGCATTTGACCACCTTCAAAACCTATTTTCTGTGAGTAACCAGCTCTTGATTTTTGACCTTTGTGACCTTTTGTAGATGTACCACCTTTGCCACTACCTTGTCCTCTACCTACTCTTTTTGAATTATGAGTAGCTCCAGATGCTGGTTGAATATTATTTAAATTCATTTTTGTTAAAATTTAATTAGTTTTCCTGTACTTCTACTAAATGTCTCACTGCTGCTACCATACCTAAGATAGATGGAGTAGCTTCGTGTTCTACAACTTGGTTTAATTTTTTAAGACCAAGAGCTACTAAAGTATCTTTTTGTACTTTAGGTCTTTTGATAGCACTTCTTACTTGTTTGATTTTAATTGTTGCCATGATATAAAAAATTAACCGTTAAACACTTTAGTTAAAGAAATTCCTCTCATTCTTGCAATTTCTTCTGGTCTTCTGATATCTAACAATGCTTTGAAAGTTGCCTTTACCACATTGTGAGGGTTAGAAGAACCTTTAGATTTTGAAAGTACATCATGTACTCCTGCAGATTCTAGTACCGCTCTTACCGCACCACCTGCGATTAATCCTGTACCGTGAGAAGCTGGTCTTAAGAAGATATCAGCACCACCGTATCTAGCAGAAGTTTGGTGAGGGATTGTATGATTCATTACAGGAACTTTCACTAAATTTTTCTTAGCATCTTCTACTGCTTTAGCAATAGCAGAAGCAACTTCTTTAGATTTACCTAAACCGAAACCGATTACTCCGTCTTCATTACCTACTACTACGATTGCAGAAAATCCGAAAGCTCTACCTCCTTTGGTTACTTTAGTTACTCTGTTTACGGCAACTAGACGATCTTTAAGTTCTAGACCACCTGGTTTTACTCTTTCTATATTATCTAATCCTAACATAATTTTTTAATTTTTAAAATTTCAAACCACCTTCTCTAGCACCGTCTGCAAGAGCTTTTACTCTACCGTGATATACGAAACCGTTTCTATCAAAAACTACTTTTTCAAATCCAGCAGCTAAAGCTTTTTCAGCAATTTTCTTACCTACTGCAGTTGCAACTTCAGTTTTAGTTCCATTAGCATCTACTCCTTTCTCTCTAGAAGAAGCAGCTACTAAAGTTTTACCTTCTTTATCGTCAATTAATTGAGCGTAGATTTCTTTGTTACTCTTGTAAACAGAAAGTCTTGGCGCTGAAGAAGTTCCAGAGATTTTGCCTCTTACTCTTCTTTTAATTCTATCTCTTTTTTGTACTTTTGTTAATGCCATTGTCTTAATTTTTAAGCAGATTTACCAGCTTTACGTCTAATTATTTCACCAACGAATTTCACACCTTTACCTTTGTATGGTTCTGGTTTTCTGAATGAGCGAATTTTAGCAGCCACCATTCCCAATAATTGTTTGTCATAAGAAGACAAAGTGATGATTGGGTTTTTACCTTTTTCTGTTAAAGTATCTACTGTGATTTCTTTTGGAAGATCTAGTACGATACCGTGAGAGAAACCTAGAGCTAATTCTAGTTTTTGACCAGAGTGAGATGCTCTATAACCTACCCCTACTAATTCTAATTTTTTGGTGAAACCTTCAGAGGTTCCTACCACCATATTATTGATTAACGCTCTATAAAGACCGTGTAATGCTTTATGATTTTTAGCTTCAGATGGTCTGTTTACAGTGATTTTACCATCTTCTTGCTCAAGAGTAATTCCGCCTGTAATTTCTTGAGAAAGTTCTCCTTTAGGACCTTTCACAGTTACTACATTATCGTTTACAGTAACTGTAACACCTGCAGGAATTTCTATAATTGATTTACCAATTCTTGACATTTCTTCCTAATTTTTACAATTAATAAACATAGCAGATTACTTCGCCACCTACTTTTTCTTCTCTGGCTTTCTTATCAGTCATTACTCCCTTAGAAGTAGAGATGATAGCTACACCTAAACCGTTTAATACTCTTGGTAATTCTTCTGTACCAGCGTATTTTCTCAAACCTGGTCTAGAAGCTCTTTGGATAGACTTAATAGCCGGTTTGTTAGTTTGCTTATCATATTTCAAAGCGATTTTGATAGTCCCTTGAACAGCGTTATCTTCAAACTTGTAGTTTAAGATGTAACCTTGATCAAATAAGATTTTCGTAATCTCCTTTTTGATTTTTGATGCAGGAATTTCCACCACTTTGTGGCCTGCGCTTTGTGCGTTCCTTACTCTAGTTAGGAAATCTGAAATTGGATCTGTTACCATTTTTTTATTTTAAATTATTATTGGTGAATGATATTCAGTATTGCAGATGGCTTTTAATTTTGAGGCTAAAAGCCATAAGCAACTTAAATATCTTGATTAAAAACTAATTGTTACCAACTTGCTTTTTTAACTCCCGGGATAAGACCATTGTTAGCCATTTCTCTGAAAGTAACTCTCGAAATACCGAAAGTTCTCATGTAACCTCTTGGTCTTCCTGTTAATTTACATCTGTTGTGTAATCTTACAGGAGAAGCGTTTTTAGGTAATTTCTGAAGTGCTTCATAATCACCTGCTTCTTTTAGGGCAGCTCTTTTAGCAGCATATTTAGCAACTAGTGCTTCTCTTTTGCGCTCACGCGCTTTCATTGATTCTTTTGCCATTTCTTAGTTCTTTTTAAACGGTAAACCGAAATGAGTTAATAATGCTTTTGCTTCTTTGTCAGTTTTAGCAGTAGTAACGAAAGTGATGTCCATCCCTTGGATTTTTTTCACTTTGTCGATCACGATTTCTGGGAAGATAATTTGCTCAGTAATCCCTAAGTTGTAATTACCTCTACCATCGAAACCATCGGCTTTGATACCGTTAAAATCTCTAATTCTTGGTAAAGCAGATGACGTAAGTCTATCTAAAAATTCGTACATTTTTTCTGCTCTAAGCGTTACTCTTGCACCAACTGGCATCCCTTTTCTTAATTTGAAAGCTGCCTCGTCTTTTTTAGATAAAGTTCCTACTGCTTTTTGACCAGTGATAGCTGTAAGTTCTTCTACTGCATAGTCTACGATTTTTTTGTCTGCAGTTGCAGCACCTAAACCTTGAGACACAACAATTTTTTCTAATTTAGGTACTTGCATGATAGATTTGTACCCAAATTCTTCCATCATTGCTGGAACAATTTTTTCTGTATATAATTTTTTGGGTCTTGCTACGTATTCCATAATTAGATTTCTTTACCTGTTGTTTTAGCAATTCTTACTTTTTTATCACCTTCTACTTTATACGCTACTTTAGTAGCTTTTCCGTTTGCATCTACTAGAGATACGTTAGAAATATTAATAGATGCTTCTTTTTCTACGATTCCGCCTTGAGGATTAGATGCAGATGGTTTTACGTGTTTTTTAACAACGTTTACACCTGCTACGATAACTCTAGCATCAGCGTTTTCTTTCTTAATCACTTCTAGAACTTCACCTTTACTACCTTTGTTTTTACCAGTAGTAACGATTACGTTATCTCCTCTTTTTATTTTAACTTTTGCCATTTTTTCTAAAATTTTTAAAATTATAATACTTCAGGAGCTAATGAAATGATTTTCATATATTCTTTGTCTCTCAATTCACGAGCAACTGGCCCGAAAACACGAGTTCCTCTCATTTCTCCAGCAGCATTTAGAAGAACGCAAGCATTGTCATCAAATTTGATGTATGAACCATCTTTTCTTCTAACTGCTTTTTTAGTTCTTACGATAACTGCTTTAGATACTTGTCCTTTTTTTGCATTTCCTGATGGAGTAGAATCTTTGATAGTAACTACGATTTTATCACCTACAGAAGCATATCTTCTTCTAGTTCCACCTAGAACTCTGATTACTAGTACTTCTTTTGCACCAGTATTATCAGCAACTTTTAATCTTGATTCGGTTTGTAACATTACTTAGCTCTTTCAATTATACTTACTAATCTCCATCTTTTATTTTTGCTCAAAGGTCTAGTTTCTGTAATTAAAACTTTATCCCCTTCGTTGCACTCATTGTTTTCATCGTGAGCGGTATATTTTTTCGTTTTTAATACGAATTTACCATACATTGGATGTTTCATTCTCATCGTTTCACTAACTACAATGGTTTTTTCCATTTTATTGCTAGAAACGATTCCGATTCTTTCTTTTCTTAAATTTCTTTCCATGATAAAATGAAATTATTGTTTGTTAGTTAACTCAGTTTCAAGTCTTGCGATTGTTCTTCTTAAATCTCTGATTTGAATAGGATTTTCAATCGGGCTAATTCTGTGCGCTAATTTCATTTTCGTGTAATCAGCTTTAAGAGCAGCTAATTGATTTTTAATATCTCCTGCGCTTAGATTTTTGATGTCAGCTTTTTTCATTTTTCAAAGATTATTGAGGTTGAACAAAATCGTTAGCTACTACAAATTTGGTAACTATTGGAAGTTTCTGAGCTGCAAGTCTTAACGCCTCTTTAGCTATTTCATAAGGAACTCCACCTACTTCAAACATAATTTTACCAGGTTTTACTACAGCTACCCAATATTCTACAGCACCTTTACCTTTACCCATCCTTACTTCGGCTGGTTTTTTAGTAATAGGCTTATCTGGAAATATTTTAATCCATAGTTGACCTTCTCTTTTCATATATCTTGTAGCAGCGATACGCGCAGCTTCAATTTGTCTTGCAGTGATCCAAGCACCGTCTATAGCTTTAATTCCGAAAGTTCCATACGCTAATTGAGATCCTCTTTGCGCATTTCCCTTCATTTTCATTTTATGAACACGACGGAATTTCGTTCTTTTAGGTTGTAACATAATTTCTTAAATTTTAGATTTTAGATTTTAGATTTTAAAAAAGTAACGGTGATTTAAAAAATATCCTCTAAAATTTGATTAATTATTTTTTATCTCTTGGTCTTCTGTTGTCTCTTCCACCAGAAGGTCCTTTTTTCTGTTGACCAACAAGTGGAGATAATTCTCTCTTGCCATACACTTCACCTTTCATGATCCAAACTTTCACTCCTAGCTTACCGTACTGAGTAAGTGCTTCACCAATGTGATAATCGATATCTGCTCTGAAAGTAGACAATGGGATTCTTCCTTCTTTGAAAGATTCTGATCTTGCCATTTCAGCTCCGTTTAATCTACCTGAGATTTGAACTTTGATACCTTCTGCACCCATTCTCATAGTGCTGGTCATAGCCATTTTAACAGCTCTTCTGTAAGAAATTCTGTTTTCTATTTGCTTAGCAATACTTTCTGCAACTAGAATTGCGTCTAGTTCTGGTCTTTTGATTTCGAAGATATTGATTTGGATATCTTTATCAGTTATCTTTTTTAATTCTTCTTTTAATTTATCAACTTCTTGACCACCTTTACCGATGATAAGACCTGGTCTTGCAGTAGTGATTGTTACTGTTACTAATTTTAGGGTTCTCTCGATGTAGATTCTAGAGATACCACCTTTAGATAATCTAGCTTCTAGGTATCTTCTGATTTTGTAGTCTTCTGCGATTCTGTCTCCATAATCGTTTCCACCAAACCAGTTAGAATCCCATCCTCTGATGATTCCTAATCTATTACCAATTGGATTTGTCTTCTGTCCCATACCTTTGATTATTGATTATCTTGTTTGTTACCTAATATTAATGTTACGTGGTTAGATCTTTTTCTAATTCTGTAACCTCTACCTTGCGGTGCAGGTCTTAATCTCTTAAGTTGTCTTGCACTGTCTACAAATATTTCTTTTACAAAAAGATTTGCCGCTTCTATGTCAGCACCTTCATTTTTTGCTTGCCAGTTAGCAATTGCAGAAAGAAGAAGTTTTTCTAATTTATTAGAAGCGTCTTTTTTAGAATATTTAAGGATGTATAAAGCTCTGTCTACATTTTCTCCACGGATGATATCAGCAACGAGTCTCATTTTTCTTGGAGAAGACGGACAATTGTTTAATGAAGCTTTTACAACGTCTTTGTTAGCTTCTTTTCTTGCGATTGCGCTATCTTGTTTTCTTGATCCCATGATTATCTGCTACCTTTATTTTTGTTACCAGAGTGTCCTCTGAAAGATCTCGTTGGAGAAAATTCACCTAACTTATGTCCTACCATGTTTTCAGTTACATAAACTGGGATAAAAGATTTCCCGTTGTGTACTGCGATAGTTTGACCTACCATGTCTGGAGAAATCATTGATGCTCTAGACCATGTTTTAATAACTGTCTTCTTATTTTGTTCTATGTTTGCCTGAACCTTCTTTTCTAAATGATGTGCGATGAAAGGTCCTTTCTTAAGTGATCTTGCCATAATTATTTTCTTTTAGATACGATGTAACGGTTAGACACTTTGTTTTTCTTTCTAGTCTTGTAACCTTTAGCTGGTTTACCGTTTCTAGATCTTGGGTGACCACCAGAAGATCTACCTTCACCACCTCCCATTGGGTGATCTACAGGGTTCATAGCTACAGCTCTTGTTCTTGGTCTCTTACCTAACCATCTGCTTCTACCTGCTTTACCAGAAACGGTAAGTTGGTGATCTGAGTTAGATACAGAACCAATCATAGCCATACATTCTACTAAAATCATTCTAGATTCTCCTGAAGGCAATTTAATGATTGCATATTTACCATCTCTAGAAGTTAATTGCGCAGAAGAACCTGCACTTCTAGCAAGGATTGCACCTTGTCCTGGTCTTAGTTCGATGCAAGAGATCACAGTACCTAATGGTATGTTTTTCAATTTCATTGCATTTCCTACTTCAGGTTCTACATTATCTCCAGAAACTACAGTTTGACCTACTTTAATACCGTTTGGAGCAACGATGTATCTCTTTTCTCCATCTGTGTATTCTACTAAAGCGATAAACGCAGTTCTGTTTGGATCATACTCCACAGATAAAACAGTAGCAGCTACATCAAATTTATTTCTTTTGAAATCGATGATTCTGTACTTTTTCTTGTGTCCACCTCCGGTATAACGCATGGTCATTTTACCAGTGTTATTTCTACCTCCTTTTTTAGAAAGTCCTACAGTTAGAGACTTCTCAGGTTTGTTGGTAGTAATTTCTTCAAAATTGTTTACAATTCTGAATCTCTGTCCTGGGGTGATAGGTTTTAATTTTCTAACAGACATTACTATTAATTATATAAAATTATTAATTTGTTGCAAAAATATCAATGGTTTCGCCTTCTACAAGTTGAACCAAAGCTTTCTTCAATTTATTGGTTTTACCAACTTGAAGTCCTTTTTTAGTGTATTTCGAAGAAACTTTAGGAGCATAAATCATTGTTCTTACGTCTTCTACCTTTACACTATAAGCAGCTTCTACAGCTTGTTTGATTTGGATTTTATTAGCTTTAGTATCTACTAAAAACGTATAAACTCCGCTCAATTCTGACTGGCTGTTTGCTTTTTCTGAAATGATTGGTTTAATGATAACTGACATGACTTATTTTCTTAAATTTTCTTGAAATTTTTCTACAGCACCTTCGAAGAATACTACTTCACCAGCATTAACTAAGTCATAAGAAGAAATCTCATTATAAGTTAAAACTTTTACTTTCGGTAAGTTTCTTGAAGATAAATATACGTTCTTGTTTGTTTCAGCAAGCACGAATAATGCTTTTTTGCCTTCCAAACCTAATGCATTAAATACATTGATGAAATCTTTAGTTTTAGGAGCAGCAAATGTTACTTCTTCTAATACTTTAATAGAGTTTTCTCTCATTTTTTGAGAAAGAACAGATTTCTTAGCTAATCTTTTTAATGCTTTATTTAATTTGAATCTGTAATCTCTTGGCTTAGGACCGAATACTCTACCCCCACCTTTGAAAGTTGGAGATTTAATATCACCATATCTAGCCGAACCAGATCCTTTTTGTTTTTTAAGTTTTCTAGTAGAAGCAGTAATTTCGCTTCTTTCTTTAGACTTATGAGTTCCTTGTCTTTGAGCAGCAAGGTATTGTTTCACTTCTAAGTAAACCGCGTGCTGATTTGGCTCAATTCCGAAGATAGCTTCGTCTAGTTGAACTTTTCTTCCGGTTTCTTTTCCTGATGTATTTAATACTACTAGTTCCATTTCTTGATAATTACATAAGAATTTTTAGCTCCCGGAACAGCACCTTTTACTACTAAAAGATTTTGTTCTGTATCTACTTTTAACACTTGAAGGTTTTGAACAGTTACCTGTTTTCCTCCCATTCTACCAGCCATTCTAAGTCCTTTGAAAACTCTAGAAGGGTCAGAACCTGCACCGATTGAACCTGGAGCTCTTAATCTGTTGTGCTGACCGTGGGTAGCTTGCATTACACCACCAAAGTTATGTCTTTTAACAACCCCTTGGAAACCTTTACCTTTAGAAGTACCTGTTACGTCTACATATTCACCTTCGTTGAACATGTCTACGATTATTTGATCTCCTACTTTCACTTCGTGTTCGAATTCATTTCTGAATTCCACGATTTTCGCCTTTGGCGTAGAACCAGCCTTTTTGAAATGACCAGCTAACGCTTTAGATACGTTCTTCTCACTCTTGTCATCGAAACCTAGTTGCACCGCTTTGTAACCGTCAACTTCTTCGGTTCTGACCTGTAAAACCGCGCATGGACCAGCTTGAATAACTGTACAAGGGATATTCTTCCCTTCTTCGTTAAACAAAGATGTCATACCGATTTTTTTACCAATAATACCTGACATTATTAATATATTATACTTAAATTGTTTATTATAACTCCCTATTCTAGAGGAATTTAGTAATATCTACGTCTGAAATAGGCATACTTCTTCCCTAAAATGAGTGTGCAAATGTAAGAATATTTTTTGAACTGACAAACAGTAAGTTAAAATTATTTTCTATTTTAATCCATTCATGTTCAGTCACTCGTGAAATCATAAACTTATAATTATTCTATCATAAAGATTAATTAAAATATGATGTTTGTAATTAGGAAAAGGAAGTCCTTTTAATGCTTATTTTTTTGCTATAAATTTAAAATTGCTGTCAAATCGCATATTTTCGACACTTAATTTACTTTCATAACCGTTTTGAAAGCCGTATTTTTGCAAAATAAATTTAATCCTTTCTAAAAATGAATCATTCAGTATACGTAATCACCTCTTCTGCACAAAGCGGAAAATCTATTGTAAGTCTTGGATTAATGCAAATGCTGAAACGCACCACTCCTAATGTGGCGTTTTTTAAGCCTCTTATCGAAAATAAAAATGTAGTAGACAATCATATAGATACTATTTTATCTCACTTTAATGTTAACATGAATTATGAGGATGCTTACTCATATTCTAGAAGTGAGTTTACCGAACATCAAAATCAAGGAAAAATCAATGAGGTTTATGATACCATCATCGAGAAATATAAAAATTTAGAAAATGAATTTGATTTTGTATTGGTAGAAGGAAGTGATTTTACAGAAGAAGGTTCTGTTTTCGAAATAGATTTTAATGGTTCTATTGCCAAGAATTTAGGAATCCCCGTTTTATTAGTAGTAAAAGACAGTTTCGAAACCGTTCCTGAATTGGTAAACAATGTGATTGCAGAAGTCAATTCATTTTTAGAAAAAGACGTTAATATAATAGGAGTAATTGTTAATCGTTGCGAAAAAGAACAAAGCGAAGTACAAA
Proteins encoded:
- the rpsE gene encoding 30S ribosomal protein S5, yielding MLGLDNIERVKPGGLELKDRLVAVNRVTKVTKGGRAFGFSAIVVVGNEDGVIGFGLGKSKEVASAIAKAVEDAKKNLVKVPVMNHTIPHQTSARYGGADIFLRPASHGTGLIAGGAVRAVLESAGVHDVLSKSKGSSNPHNVVKATFKALLDIRRPEEIARMRGISLTKVFNG
- the rplR gene encoding 50S ribosomal protein L18, producing MALTKVQKRDRIKRRVRGKISGTSSAPRLSVYKSNKEIYAQLIDDKEGKTLVAASSREKGVDANGTKTEVATAVGKKIAEKALAAGFEKVVFDRNGFVYHGRVKALADGAREGGLKF
- the rplF gene encoding 50S ribosomal protein L6, with the protein product MSRIGKSIIEIPAGVTVTVNDNVVTVKGPKGELSQEITGGITLEQEDGKITVNRPSEAKNHKALHGLYRALINNMVVGTSEGFTKKLELVGVGYRASHSGQKLELALGFSHGIVLDLPKEITVDTLTEKGKNPIITLSSYDKQLLGMVAAKIRSFRKPEPYKGKGVKFVGEIIRRKAGKSA
- the rpsH gene encoding 30S ribosomal protein S8, which encodes MVTDPISDFLTRVRNAQSAGHKVVEIPASKIKKEITKILFDQGYILNYKFEDNAVQGTIKIALKYDKQTNKPAIKSIQRASRPGLRKYAGTEELPRVLNGLGVAIISTSKGVMTDKKAREEKVGGEVICYVY
- the rpsN gene encoding 30S ribosomal protein S14; this encodes MAKESMKARERKREALVAKYAAKRAALKEAGDYEALQKLPKNASPVRLHNRCKLTGRPRGYMRTFGISRVTFREMANNGLIPGVKKASW
- the rplE gene encoding 50S ribosomal protein L5, giving the protein MEYVARPKKLYTEKIVPAMMEEFGYKSIMQVPKLEKIVVSQGLGAATADKKIVDYAVEELTAITGQKAVGTLSKKDEAAFKLRKGMPVGARVTLRAEKMYEFLDRLTSSALPRIRDFNGIKADGFDGRGNYNLGITEQIIFPEIVIDKVKKIQGMDITFVTTAKTDKEAKALLTHFGLPFKKN
- the rplX gene encoding 50S ribosomal protein L24, which translates into the protein MAKVKIKRGDNVIVTTGKNKGSKGEVLEVIKKENADARVIVAGVNVVKKHVKPSASNPQGGIVEKEASINISNVSLVDANGKATKVAYKVEGDKKVRIAKTTGKEI
- the rplN gene encoding 50S ribosomal protein L14, yielding MLQTESRLKVADNTGAKEVLVIRVLGGTRRRYASVGDKIVVTIKDSTPSGNAKKGQVSKAVIVRTKKAVRRKDGSYIKFDDNACVLLNAAGEMRGTRVFGPVARELRDKEYMKIISLAPEVL
- the rpsQ gene encoding 30S ribosomal protein S17, translated to MMERNLRKERIGIVSSNKMEKTIVVSETMRMKHPMYGKFVLKTKKYTAHDENNECNEGDKVLITETRPLSKNKRWRLVSIIERAK
- the rpmC gene encoding 50S ribosomal protein L29, translating into MKKADIKNLSAGDIKNQLAALKADYTKMKLAHRISPIENPIQIRDLRRTIARLETELTNKQ
- the rplP gene encoding 50S ribosomal protein L16, with the translated sequence MLQPKRTKFRRVHKMKMKGNAQRGSQLAYGTFGIKAIDGAWITARQIEAARIAATRYMKREGQLWIKIFPDKPITKKPAEVRMGKGKGAVEYWVAVVKPGKIMFEVGGVPYEIAKEALRLAAQKLPIVTKFVVANDFVQPQ